The following proteins are encoded in a genomic region of Dyadobacter sp. UC 10:
- a CDS encoding endo-1,4-beta-xylanase, translating into MAKLSLLISWLKAVTVTAALFSSHNILAQKSLKETYKDYFPIGVAVSPRSVTGPEAELIKQQFNSITPENAMKMGPIHPEKDRYNWMGADAIVEFGQATGIKVRGHTLCWHNQTPKWFFTDSTGAQVSREELLSRLKQHITDVMTHYKGRIYAWDVVNEAVPDTGKGIYRESKFYQIIGEDYIQKAFEYAHAVDPDARLFYNDYNTENAVKREKIYQLVKKLKEKNVPIHGVGLQAHWSIYEPTQAELEKSITQFASLGLAVQITELDVSVHPKEHERRERKAGDEKSVFTPEMEQKQAAHYKMIFDTFRKYKGTITGVTFWNVSDKTTWLDNFPVPGRKDYPLLFDQNFKPKKAFDGVVNF; encoded by the coding sequence ATGGCGAAACTTTCATTATTGATCAGTTGGCTAAAAGCGGTGACGGTTACGGCAGCACTGTTTTCGTCGCACAATATTTTGGCCCAGAAATCGCTCAAAGAAACCTATAAGGATTACTTCCCCATCGGCGTGGCGGTTTCCCCGAGAAGCGTAACCGGCCCGGAAGCGGAACTCATTAAGCAGCAGTTCAACAGCATTACGCCCGAGAATGCGATGAAAATGGGGCCGATCCATCCCGAAAAAGATCGTTATAACTGGATGGGCGCGGATGCGATCGTGGAATTTGGACAGGCAACTGGTATCAAAGTGCGCGGCCATACGCTTTGCTGGCATAACCAAACCCCCAAATGGTTCTTCACGGATTCAACCGGAGCGCAGGTTTCGCGTGAGGAATTATTGTCCCGTTTGAAACAGCATATTACGGATGTGATGACGCATTACAAAGGCAGGATTTACGCCTGGGATGTTGTAAACGAGGCAGTTCCAGACACAGGTAAGGGAATTTACCGGGAATCCAAATTTTACCAGATCATTGGCGAGGACTATATTCAGAAAGCATTTGAATACGCGCATGCTGTTGATCCGGATGCCAGGCTTTTTTACAATGATTACAACACCGAAAATGCCGTAAAGAGGGAGAAAATTTATCAGTTGGTTAAGAAATTGAAAGAGAAAAACGTCCCGATTCACGGGGTAGGATTGCAGGCACATTGGTCCATCTATGAACCCACGCAGGCCGAGCTGGAAAAGTCGATCACACAATTTGCGAGCCTGGGCCTGGCCGTTCAGATCACCGAACTCGACGTTTCGGTACACCCGAAAGAACATGAACGCCGGGAGAGAAAAGCCGGCGATGAAAAAAGCGTTTTTACGCCGGAAATGGAGCAAAAGCAGGCGGCACATTACAAGATGATTTTCGACACATTCAGAAAATACAAAGGCACCATTACCGGCGTGACATTCTGGAATGTTTCAGATAAAACGACCTGGCTGGACAACTTTCCGGTGCCTGGCCGCAAGGATTATCCGCTGCTTTTTGACCAGAATTTTAAACCAAAAAAAGCATTTGACGGCGTCGTGAATTTTTAA
- a CDS encoding glycoside hydrolase family 43 protein yields MMINRSLLFNISASVVAFGLGVQNGVCQVTNVKPLVTDLYTADPSAHVFNGKIYIYPSHDIEADVPQDDEGGHFQMRDYHVYSMDKIGGKVTDHGVALDVKDVPWADKQMWAPDAAFKNGTYYLYFPVKDKEGVFRMGVATSKSPTGPFKAEPEPMKGSYSIDPAVFTDTDGKSYMYLGGIWGGQLQRWHTGKYDKTLMTDLGKGHENEPALSAKVAVMSDDMLSFAEPLKDVQILDENGKPILASDNKRRFFEGAWMHKYNGKYYFSYSTGDSHLLCYAEGTNPYGPFTYKGVIMNPVEGWTTHHSIVEVQGKWYIFYHDAALSGKTHLRNVKVRELLRDSNGDIKTINP; encoded by the coding sequence ATGATGATAAACCGCAGCTTGCTATTCAATATATCGGCGTCCGTGGTGGCGTTCGGTTTAGGTGTTCAAAATGGTGTTTGTCAGGTTACCAATGTTAAACCATTGGTAACCGACCTGTACACCGCCGACCCTTCGGCCCATGTTTTTAACGGGAAGATTTACATTTATCCATCCCACGACATTGAGGCCGACGTGCCCCAGGACGATGAAGGCGGGCATTTTCAAATGCGCGATTACCACGTCTACTCCATGGACAAGATCGGTGGGAAAGTGACCGATCACGGCGTGGCGCTGGATGTAAAAGATGTGCCCTGGGCCGATAAGCAAATGTGGGCGCCCGACGCAGCATTCAAAAACGGCACCTACTATCTCTATTTTCCCGTAAAAGACAAAGAAGGTGTATTCCGCATGGGTGTGGCAACGAGCAAATCCCCGACCGGCCCATTCAAGGCTGAGCCTGAGCCTATGAAAGGAAGTTACAGCATTGATCCGGCGGTTTTTACGGATACAGATGGTAAAAGTTACATGTATCTGGGAGGCATCTGGGGCGGTCAGCTGCAACGCTGGCATACTGGAAAATATGACAAAACTTTAATGACGGACCTGGGCAAAGGACACGAAAATGAACCCGCATTAAGCGCCAAAGTAGCGGTGATGAGCGATGATATGCTGTCATTCGCGGAGCCTTTGAAAGATGTGCAGATCCTGGATGAAAACGGCAAGCCGATTCTGGCATCCGACAACAAACGCCGCTTTTTCGAAGGCGCCTGGATGCATAAGTATAACGGGAAATATTACTTCTCTTATTCCACGGGTGACTCGCACTTGCTGTGTTATGCAGAAGGAACCAACCCTTACGGTCCGTTTACCTACAAAGGCGTGATTATGAACCCGGTAGAAGGCTGGACAACCCATCATTCGATCGTGGAAGTGCAGGGGAAGTGGTATATTTTCTATCATGACGCGGCACTATCAGGGAAAACGCATTTGCGGAATGTGAAGGTCAGGGAGTTGCTCCGGGATAGCAATGGCGACATTAAAACCATTAATCCTTAA